GGTCCTTCACCGGGAGCTGTTTTTGTCTTTAAATGCCAGCTTATAGCTCCAACTATGCTCTGGTCATACCATGTTTTTAGCCCGAAGAGCTGTATTATTGGTAGATTCAATGCTATGAAGATAGCTCCTGGTATCAGTATTAGATCCCTATAGATCTTCCCAATGCTTCGGCCATTAATTATAGAGATAATTAGTAGAGGTAGTGCTGTGAAAACCCCGCTCATCTTAGTGGAGATCGCTAGGCCTAAGAATATGCCGGAGAGTGTCCATGAATTTCTGATAGCAGCATATATAGAGAGGGCTGTGAAGAGGGATAGGTAGATGTCAAGCATGGCAACACCAGCCATATTTCTTATAAGGGGGTCTGATGCAGCAAGTATGGAGGCTAAAATAGCATATATATCCCTCTTAGTTGCTTCCCTCACCATTAACCCTACAGCTATGCATAGAATACCACCAGAGATCATTCCAGGTATTCTCCAGCCAACAGGGTTATCGCCTATAGAGGCCATGGAGAGGATGAGAATATATTTTCCAAGGGGTGGGTGCTCCATGTTGTAATAGTTATTGATGTTCTCGGCATCTCCGTATTCATATCCGGGCTTAACCTCTATAACGCCCTGGAGTTTCTCGATCTCTGAGAAGACGCTCCAGGAAGAGGCCCTCACATATATAGCCCATGCCTTCTCTATCCTCTTAACACTCTCAACACCCTTTATAGATAGGATCTGGTTTGCCATGATATTTAGATCATATTGCCTATCTATAAACACAGTGGCCATAGGCTCGGAGGTTCTGGGTTGAATGCCTAGCCTTAGCATGAGGTTTCGAGCCGAGTCTACATACCATATTTCATCCGAGATGTAGGAGTTATAATATGGTAGGGAGGTATAATATGTATCTACAGCTAGTATAAAGCCTATGAACACTATTATAAAAGCTATGGCCAGCCTAATGCCAGCCCTATCTAGTATGGCTGACCATACCCCTATTTATTTGGGAGCCTAACCCTATTTACCTTTCTAGAACTCCAACTATATCTCCTGATCCTCTTAGACCTTCCAAAGCCGCATGCTGCGCAGTACTTCTTAGAAACATTATATGCAACTCTACCACACCTTCTACACTTTATATGTGTAACACCCTTAGATCTTTTACCCATCGACGGTGTTCCTTTAACCATATCTGATCACCCTGCTCTCTATTTAACCTCGGCCGGCGAGATCAACACTACATTCTCTCCCCTTATAACTATTGTCCCTAGCTTTCTAGTAGTTCCATCGGATCTTATTTCCTCTGCATTATCGAGAACAATGTTTAAATATATATCAAAGCTTCTAAGCCTTCCCCTAACATCTCTATCCCCTCTTAACCTCACAAGAACAATCTGCCCTATTGCATCGCTGAGTATCTTATGGGCTGTCTCAGCCACAGTTTCACCACCGCTTCACATAGGATAATGAGACTGGGGATATATAAAGATATATGATATGCGGCCCACTAGATCACTAAGTTCTATAGCCACTAGACAAAAACTAATCTTATAAAAAATATTTTTAAAAGCTAAAAAACCATGTTATCTAATAATATATAAGGAAACATCTATGGGTGTTATGATAAGGGTAGTTGGAGGTGCACATAAGGTTCGCAAGATCCTTGAGGAATATGTTAAGAAGGTGAAGGAGTATAATAAGCAAATAAGACACACAGGGTTTTACCTAGAGCCAGTTAAAATGGTTCCAAGAAGAGATCCTTTCGGCGATGGAAGGCTCATAAAATATGATTATTACTACGGCAGATATTGGTATATATACATTAGTGGGAAGGAAAGGGGAAGATATCTCTATCTAGGCACAACAAAGCCCATTGAAACACTTCCAGACCCGCCTAAAAACCCCCTAGAAGGGGTTAAAATTATATATGACGAAGAAGATATATTAATACCTGAGGAGCAGTTTGAAAAAGTAAAGGATCTATTCAAAGGATATCCAAAGCTTAGAGAAACCTGGTGGTAATATAGAACACCCCGCCGCTCAGGGATATGGTTTGTAACCTCCATCTCTCATAGCTATTATCTAGGGTTTAGTTGCCGCATCCATCGATACTTCATCATCCAGCTATAGTACTGACACTAAGCTTATGAGCATTAGCCATCCCCGTCCTGAAGGGCGGGCTTTCAGTTGTAATTATTCGTCATCTATCGCCTAGATGATAGAAATCAGAGCAATTGTTAGAATTACGAGAAGTGTTATAGCAAGTGCCATGGTTATTATAATTGGTATTAATACAGATCTTGTGTTCTTCCCCCTACCTCTTAATATAATTGGTATAGGTCCTACTAGTATAAAGCCTATAGATTCTCCTAATATCTTCCTATCCTCCCTTCCTTCCTCACCTTTAATTGATCTATTATGAAACATTAGATAAAGGATACCCAGAGATATCAAGATAACGCCAACTATAAAGGCGATCATCGCTAGAAACACCTGTGAGAGAACCATATGCCCCCTACAGAGTAATAGCACATAGGCTATTATTTTATTACATCTGAAACCCTGCTCCTTCAAGGTGGGTATGATGAATAAGGTTTATAAGTATACATCTACAAAGGTAGATACATGTTAAAACCACACCTCCAAGATCTGTGATGTGAGAAGATAAAGAGTCTGAGACCGGGCATGGGACTAAACTAGGGGTCCTAGTTTCATTGGGCTTTAGATCCTCTGCCCCATTACCCCTTGTCTAGCCTTCCCACCCGCCTTCGAGAGCCAATCTCCCTCTGGCAAATGGGGGCTTCATATGAGCCCCTCCTCCCTCTCACAACTACTCATCAAGATCATAGTAGCACTCTCAACATCTATCTATAATAGATAAAGCTTTAAAGCCTCATCATATTCAAGGATGTTATTAACAAACATGAAAATAAAAACAGCAACCGTAGGCATAAGCCCAGGAGATGCCCCGAAACTCCTAGCTTTAAAGAGTTCTCACCCTCTAAGGCGGGGAGAAGGCCGGTTCTAAACCCTAAGAGATCTTAGCTATGTCACGAGGCTGGTAGATCCTCTGAGCCCCTATCTTAAAAATGAAGGTTTTTGGTTGTAAGAGGTCTAGTAGCTGTTGTATTAACCATAAGACCAGGTAATACCTGCTATAGAGTGGTCTGAGAGAATATCAAGCATGGATTGCGGCGGTAATATTTAGTGGAGCTTGGATATATATTTATGGGGAGCACATGGGTAGCGAGGCTAAGCCTGTTAAGAGGATTAGGAGTATTGATGAGCTGGATGTCTCGCCAAGTATAATAGCTAAGCTGAAGGACTCTGGCTACACTACACTAGAATCTCTTGTAACTGCTAGTGCCCAAGATCTTAGTGTAACGCTTGGAATACCTCTTCCAACAGCTATGAAGATTATAAACGCTGCACGGGAAGCCCTTGACATTAGGTTTAAGACTGCGAAGGAGGTTAAGATG
This is a stretch of genomic DNA from Sulfolobales archaeon. It encodes these proteins:
- a CDS encoding 50S ribosomal protein L37e, translated to MVKGTPSMGKRSKGVTHIKCRRCGRVAYNVSKKYCAACGFGRSKRIRRYSWSSRKVNRVRLPNK
- a CDS encoding glycosyltransferase family 39 protein encodes the protein MFIGFILAVDTYYTSLPYYNSYISDEIWYVDSARNLMLRLGIQPRTSEPMATVFIDRQYDLNIMANQILSIKGVESVKRIEKAWAIYVRASSWSVFSEIEKLQGVIEVKPGYEYGDAENINNYYNMEHPPLGKYILILSMASIGDNPVGWRIPGMISGGILCIAVGLMVREATKRDIYAILASILAASDPLIRNMAGVAMLDIYLSLFTALSIYAAIRNSWTLSGIFLGLAISTKMSGVFTALPLLIISIINGRSIGKIYRDLILIPGAIFIALNLPIIQLFGLKTWYDQSIVGAISWHLKTKTAPGEGPPISAPWMWLYGDNPFYLTVSPDTVARGNIYVYLGSIALSAALLPTAGLFRCMSMLTVSTYMTWLGYVILWILGNHSQYSFYMVQLSPLFSALFITQLWAIFENTDIVIRSYSFFYRKQRVEG
- a CDS encoding DNA repair and recombination protein RadA, which gives rise to MGSEAKPVKRIRSIDELDVSPSIIAKLKDSGYTTLESLVTASAQDLSVTLGIPLPTAMKIINAAREALDIRFKTAKEVKM
- a CDS encoding LSm family protein, giving the protein MAETAHKILSDAIGQIVLVRLRGDRDVRGRLRSFDIYLNIVLDNAEEIRSDGTTRKLGTIVIRGENVVLISPAEVK